A window of the Scytonema millei VB511283 genome harbors these coding sequences:
- a CDS encoding ABC transporter ATP-binding protein, with the protein MKALEAYNLKKTFRRNKQNVPAVKDVSLTIYPGEILAFLGPNGAGKTTSIKMMAGLIQPDSGSVRIVGRDPHRNASALQNLGAVLEGNRNLYWRLTPEENLEYFGVLKGLTRREARFAGRDLLEKFDLLAKRRTPVEQLSRGMQQKLAFAVALVHRPKLLLLDEPTLGLDVEATEDVKILVREIAATGCAILLTTHQLQIAEILSDRIAIIQKGEILAEAPTQKLIQQFSGTAYKIEMEAALDETRMLELETLGLEIESRRFIYIDRSELLYKVFTILQPLPIQSVVKQANLTEIFLQIVKQGNNIND; encoded by the coding sequence ATGAAAGCCTTAGAAGCGTATAATCTCAAAAAAACTTTCCGCCGCAACAAACAAAATGTACCAGCAGTGAAGGATGTTTCCTTAACCATCTACCCAGGAGAAATATTAGCTTTTCTTGGTCCCAATGGTGCAGGTAAAACAACGAGTATCAAAATGATGGCAGGTTTAATTCAGCCTGATTCTGGTTCGGTCAGAATTGTAGGTAGAGATCCTCACCGTAATGCTTCAGCGTTACAAAACCTGGGTGCAGTTTTAGAAGGGAATCGCAACCTTTACTGGCGATTAACTCCAGAGGAAAATTTAGAATATTTTGGCGTATTAAAAGGACTAACTCGACGCGAAGCACGTTTTGCCGGAAGAGATCTTTTAGAAAAATTTGACTTATTAGCTAAGCGCCGTACGCCAGTAGAACAACTTTCACGGGGAATGCAACAGAAATTAGCATTTGCTGTAGCCTTAGTTCATCGTCCTAAACTTTTATTATTAGATGAACCGACTTTAGGATTAGATGTAGAAGCAACTGAGGATGTAAAAATTCTCGTTCGCGAAATTGCTGCCACTGGTTGTGCTATCTTGCTGACAACTCACCAATTACAAATAGCAGAAATTTTATCAGACCGAATTGCTATTATTCAAAAAGGCGAGATCTTAGCAGAAGCACCCACACAAAAATTGATTCAACAATTTTCTGGTACGGCTTACAAAATTGAAATGGAAGCCGCTTTAGATGAAACAAGAATGTTGGAATTAGAAACACTTGGGTTAGAGATTGAATCCAGAAGATTTATTTATATCGATCGCTCGGAATTACTATATAAAGTTTTTACTATTCTCCAGCCTTTACCAATTCAATCTGTGGTAAAACAAGCTAATTTGACAGAAATATTTTTACAGATTGTGAAACAAGGTAATAACATTAATGATTGA